A window from Candidatus Gracilibacteria bacterium encodes these proteins:
- a CDS encoding helix-turn-helix domain-containing protein: protein MSLNKSLEKTLLEAGLSEMEAMVYLSLLKKPAVSTWDLVIRTGLSKSGVYRTVEQLMNRKLVARDKEGIRALSLKALVADLSGKERKLRKTALDLKQMAPFLKMGNDAVERFEPLYTKDQIDEAFMFMAEHEYGVCLDFGDCESLFPRIGGVKAGHNFRDERVKHAKSEAILTTWGDYSEYFSRLVDKDRFQFEINYLNLDFKDKFVVLNDESDYVFFTRVEDEELQAYLVKSKSIADIQRAQFKAFSQQLGNR from the coding sequence AAAACCTTGTTGGAAGCGGGCCTGAGTGAAATGGAGGCCATGGTCTACCTGAGTTTGCTTAAAAAGCCGGCGGTCAGCACCTGGGATTTGGTGATTCGTACCGGGCTCTCCAAAAGTGGGGTGTATCGCACGGTGGAACAGCTCATGAACCGCAAATTGGTGGCTCGCGATAAAGAGGGCATTCGTGCACTTTCCCTCAAAGCCTTGGTGGCAGACCTCAGTGGCAAAGAACGAAAACTGCGAAAAACAGCGCTCGACCTCAAACAAATGGCGCCTTTTTTAAAGATGGGAAACGATGCGGTGGAACGATTTGAACCCCTGTACACAAAAGACCAAATCGATGAGGCGTTTATGTTTATGGCGGAGCATGAGTACGGGGTTTGCTTGGACTTTGGAGATTGTGAATCCTTGTTTCCTCGTATAGGTGGGGTGAAGGCCGGGCACAACTTCCGCGATGAACGGGTGAAACACGCAAAAAGTGAAGCGATTCTCACCACCTGGGGGGATTATTCCGAGTATTTTTCAAGGCTGGTGGACAAGGATCGATTCCAGTTTGAGATTAACTATTTGAATCTGGATTTTAAGGACAAATTCGTGGTTTTGAACGATGAGAGTGATTATGTTTTTTTCACCCGTGTTGAAGATGAGGAACTTCAGGCGTACTTGGTGAAATCTAAGTCGATTGCCGACATTCAGCGCGCCCAGTTCAAAGCTTTTTCCCAACAACTTGGGAATAGATAA